Genomic window (Chloroflexota bacterium):
TGCCCCGATATGTTTTGTGTCCCGAAAGTCAAAGTGGATGTGATTCCAGGCGGCTCGAGTCACAGGATCGTCAATTGCTTTCAAGGCGTTTATATGTGGGCGCTTAAATAGATTTCTTCAACGGACAGAGAATGGTTTTTCTTGATGATAGAGCAGCACAAACGGATAATCATGGAAGCGATGCGGAAAGTGTAATCTCAAACGCATCGGGATATCATCCTCGAAATCTAACAAGGGGTCTCTTTTGAAGTTGATCTGAAGGGAATGAGATGCCTTGCTGGGAAGCGACGGTATTTTCCATCCCAATGACACCCCTAAAATAAGACCGTCTTCGGCCTGGGACTCAGACACATCCTGCGATTCAACGGCCTCACCCGTTTGTTCATTTTTTCGAGAACTTGAGACGGGTTGTAGGAAAGATGGAGGACGAAAAAATAGGAAAGCCGATTCAATGGGCGGAGACTCAACAGTACCTGAATTCTTTACTTCTAGTCGTAACGTCACGAAATCCCCTGCTTGCGAATAGAGCCGCTTAGAGATTGTTGGCCCGCTAATTCCAACTGGAGCCGGATAGACGCGGAAACCTTCAATATCCAATTGAAGATAATCTGTGGGCAGGACTCTATCGGAACTGTCTCGTTTCGGGAAAGATTCTGAAATTGCCCACTTTAGTTTCTCGGCCAACTCTCGCCTCAGTTTTTCAATACTTCCTCCATAGATGGTATGCTGTCGGTGTTTCAGGTCGAATGGAATGTCATTCGAATCTTTTGTAAGGAGCAAGACGATTTTCCCCAGAGCGTGTGCGTATCCAACTTCATAAAAGACGTTTGGACTCCGCCCCGTCATGTCCGCAACAATTACGTCTGCTTTGTGAATCTGATTGAAGATGCGATCAAGTATGCCTTCAGTGAATATCTGTTCATCTACGCGTTCAGCATATGCACCTATTTCCTCAGCCGCTCCCTTAATGCCAAATTTGTAGATGTCATCAAAAGTCGAATCGAAAGGCATAAGCACAAATACGAAAGGCTTGGGTGCTGTTGACATTGAATCGGAGGTCAAAGTAATCTCCCTCATCTCTGATCTAGATATTCACGTACTCGCTGAGCTCTACGAAGCAAGGACGGAATCTGTTCATCGGCTGCACGAGTGAATTCCTCGAGCGCAAGCATCATTTGTTTGAACTCCTCGGCAAATTTCGCATGCTGGCGGTCACTCCAAGTCTGTCCAAGGCCAGCGAACTGTCCTTGTAATTCAGATGCTCCTTCAGAAACTTCGTCCGTGAACCGCCTTAGCGACCGGGCGAAACGCTCCAAATCATCGGGAGCCACTATTATTCGAGCCATTTGAAGCCTCAACTGTCATTGACTACAGGATTGGATGAGGTGACCGACTATGTTGCTATCCCTCAATTAGGTCATGGCGAACCCGATAAACCGGACTGTTCTTCGGACTTGCTAGTAAAGTGGCGACAACGTGTTATGCTGTTTGTTATTGGGAATCAAGTTCATCACGTGTCAGGTAACTAATGGAGGGGCGGTTGGTGTGAATCCAAGGTTCGCCATAGCCATACTGTGTTAGCCAGCCCTCTTCCAATAGGTGAAACGAGCATAGACGATTCCCAAGCCACTTGTCAAATTCTTCGCGCAGTCTTTCTTACGCCCTCAACACGCTGAACAGGTTCATCCCGCCGTCGGCGGTGAACTGGTCGCCGACGCGGAAGAAGCTCTCCTCGGCCAGTTGCCGCACCTCGGCCTGCGACAGCAGGTGGCAGTAGCGGTAGCCGACCTCGCCGCCGCGCCGCCAGTCGATCAGCGCATCGCCCGCGTCCATCGCCGCCGGGTCGACGCCGATCACCGACCACGGCGCGATCTTGCGGCGTAGGCTAATCGGCGAGACGAAGCGCCGCGAGCAGTAGCTCG
Coding sequences:
- a CDS encoding WXG100 family type VII secretion target, giving the protein MARIIVAPDDLERFARSLRRFTDEVSEGASELQGQFAGLGQTWSDRQHAKFAEEFKQMMLALEEFTRAADEQIPSLLRRAQRVREYLDQR